The Acropora palmata chromosome 3, jaAcrPala1.3, whole genome shotgun sequence nucleotide sequence GTGTTCTATCCCATAATactgttttactttttaagCCAGTGCATCAAAAGAATGGTAGCCAAATGGCGTCTTCCTTTCTAGACGACCTATTCGGGAAAGAAGTTGATGAGAAGGAGGTCAGTGCGATGGTGGGATCGCTGGAAAGCCAGTTGGCATCAACAGCGATCCCTAGATCTCATCATAATGAAGTCAAACCTTCGGTAGTGACTTCCAAGGCCAGCCTTAAACTAAGCAAGACACCAAACCAAGCCAGTCCTATTCAAAATCAATCCTCAACTGGAGTTCGTCCGGGCATTCCTTCATCCCCGGTGCTTAGCGCTGGCGGAAACGCCGCGATTACCACCGTTATAAACATCGCACCGCGTCCAACAGTTACTACAGCCGTACCTTTGGCTCCTCGACCTGCAACTATGGCTGTTCTTGCTCCGAACTCTGGTTTCGCGGGAGCCCCTCGCTACGTTACTACCATGATTAACGCGGACATGGTTAACAGGGGCATAAATTTAATCTCACCTCAGCAAATCGCGCTGGCTCCACGGGTTGTGGCTGGAAATGTGAATGTACCCGGAAATCCTCAAAATATTGCAGGACCGCGAATAATTCAGCAAATTCAACCAAGGGTCACAAACATGTCTATTAGGCCCGTTTCTCCCCAAGTTGTTCTGCAACAAGCGGCGGCGGCGACCAGCTCGCCTATACAACAGGACAAGAAAGTGAATATATTGCAAACTCCGATTCGTCCTGTCCCGGCGAGTGTTAGCGTTTCTCCGAATGTTCCAATCAGGACTACACTAACCCCTATTCGTCCTCAAATTAGTACAATACCGCAGGGAACTATCACGTATAGAATCCCTGTAAACCAAGTTGCTGTCGCAACACCAAATACTCAGATCACGTCAACAGAAGCCACCGTGACAAAAAATTCGAACACTTCCAATGTAAGTATGCGGGTTACTCCACCTGGAACAGTAGCGCCTTCTCTGCAAGGTGTTAATAACGTCAGCGTAGCTGGGGCGCAGAGCAAGACCCCTCAGCCGTCAAGTACACCTCTGACAGTCCCACATTCCCAGCCACAGGTTAATGCGGCCCAACTTGAACATGTGAAAGAACAAGCACTCAAATTAAAGAATTTCTTTAGTAACTTGATTAGGCTTGCATCAGATCAAAAATCTCCTGATGTTGGCAAGACAGTGAAAGAACTGGTCCAAGGTGTCATGGTAAGTGGAGTGCATTACTTGGCTACTATGCAGTGATATAATTGCCATCTATGAGTAGCAGGTAGGCTTAACAGCCTtggaaaattgttttccaGCTCATTTTACCTTTCCAGTCCATGAAGGAAGTAGAAATATTTGCAGTAACTGCTCCTACATGATAAatgtaaagaaactgtgataaGCTCCAACCTTGCACCTTGTGTGGGACTTTCTACACAAGATAGGcaattttgtcattgtttcaaGTAGCGTGATTTTAGCACATTACACTTAAACCAGTTAACCTTTTGGATGCTTTTCTTGTCTTTAATGGTTTTGTTGTATACTTTTCCTTGCTAGACTTAAAATTATTGGCTTTTACTTTAAATGTGGCAGCCAAGTAAAAATCTATTGTACTAAATATCCTTCCTTGTAGGTTTCCTTATCTTAACCATTGACCCTTTGGCTGACATAAAAACAGTTTAAACTAAGaaagacaaaactgaaaagatgACCTTAACTGTTGTTGAATGGTGATTCTCCAGGAGGTTTCctcatttcaatttaaattattttccctTGAGTcctacaacaataattattattattgatgctCTTCAGGCTATGACAGAATCACAAGTGCATAATTTATTTCCAATTGCCTGTTTGTTTCTAATGCATGGGCATAAGACTTTCTCTTAATCGTAGAAAATTATGTCAAATTAATGGAGACCCAAAAATAATGGTGTACCATTAATTCTGTATTGCAGAAAACTTTCCTTTTCATAGCCTTGTTCCAGTATTGTAGATTACAgttcacaaaacaaacagattGACACTTAGACGTGGTTTGATGTTACTCTTGTTTAAAAGGAatgcaatttttaaagttataaTGCTAGAAATCAAATTGAGTGGTAACTTACCCCTTGTTTAGAGTGGTTACCTTTCAAggtgcattcattttaaaacgGAATAACTTTCAAACTAGGTCTGATTGTTCCTGTAATATTGTAAGGTTTTTTTTGGCAGAGAGTTCCTTCAAAAGACTATGCTTTGTTGTAGGAAGGAAAGCTAACTGAAGAACAGTTTGCGACAACTCTCCAAGCAACACTCAATTCGCCACCTCAGCCAAATCTTGTTGGCTTTTTAAAGGTAGGTTACCATAATacctttaaaaattatttggcaAAAGATTCttccaataaattattataaaataatttggtATTGGCAGCCATAAGTAGTCTAGGCTTTCAAATTCCCTTCTATTTGTGCGTACGTGTGAGGTTAATAAACTTGCTTGTAGTTTGtacaatttctttcaattgccGCAAGTGTGACTAATGCTAATGTATTGTTGAAATGTAATAGTTTTTTTATAATTGATGGTTGCTTAGCAACAGCTGAAGGAACtgctgaaaatattttcagagttccaaTTAGGAATCAAACCCCAAATCTCTGTAACACCCCTCTGGAACTCTAAAAATCTTCCCTTCAcctgttgccaagcaaccTCATTAATGCATGGATGCATTCAATGCCATTGATGCATTCAATGTCATTAATGCATGGATGTATTCAATGCCATTAGTGTGTGGATGCATTCAATGCCATGCCGTCTTTCACACAATATGTCAAATGAAAATCACATTGTCGAGCTTATAGTGCTAGCAGGACACTTTGTGTGAAGAAGAACCCTGTTAAACAACCTAGCAcaccagggcccagttgttcgaaagcaGATTAGcttaatccaggattaccATAAACTCTGGCGTCATGTTTGTAactctttttgaaaacttcttttGCTTGTATTTCTCTAGATTGACATCTTctaatgtaaagttttgcAGAATATCAGCACTGAATAGAATTTGGGAGTAGAGAAATACACAACATGATAAATTTTTAATCTGGGATTAGCGTTAAGTGGTTTTTGAGCAACCGGGCCCAGGAGCTCTTGTAGGTCATAGGTTCAATTATTCCTACTTGGAactctgaaatttttttcagtatttccTTCACACCATCACCAAGGAACCATCACATGATCTCTCACTGGGTTTCATTCAGCATTATTGTATTGTAGTAAAATCCAaatagtggtctattatcaatgctgcattctaattggttgagctactagtaggctatatgttatagcccaccaGTAACGAAAAGCGCCTGCcatatttgcaatgttttaggggcaaaaaaggatttaagTCTAGCTTGAACTagcaaaagattttttgtctcaatatttttgtgaCCAAGTAGttgaattttactaaaacaattattattcctctcaccctcatggcctctcagtcaatagcccatttggccttCAGCCTtgtgggctattgactcagagcccatttggGCTCGAGgaacaattgttaaatatttaccTACTTGTATCACCAGGGATTGGTGTTTTGCTCAAAatgatattattttgcttttgctcCCAATTATCAGAAAACGCTACCACTATTGCGTGCACAGACAAGGCTGCCACAGTCAAACACACCACACAAGCAACTCATTCAACAAAAGCCTGGCACCCCTGCGCCTGCTATCTCTCAGCCTGGACAAAAGCCAAACAGCCAGGTGCAAAAGATCCATATAGTGTCACAGCAGGGTCAGCAGATGTTGAAACAAGTTATTTTTACACATGCACAACAGCAGCAGCTTAATGCTCAAAGAGTGCTTCTAAGAACGCCAACGGGTACAGTGCCTGTTTCTCGAGAGATCACCTCTTCGCAGAATGTGGTCATGCTGCAAAGCACACCTGGCAGAATGGGAACTAAAATGGTTGTTGCTCCTGTGAGAACTCAGGCGGCAACAGCAGCTGCTTCTGCGGCAGCCGCCGATAAACTTAAGCCCAAGGGTTTTACTGGAATTAGCAGGTTAGCTATTGGAGATTTTGAGGCTTGCAAAGTGACCCAAGGGACAGCTCTTGACTCAGTGTGTATAGCTTTTGCAAACAATGAATATGCGAACTTGGTGTTTGCAAATGAATGATACTAGCTAGAAAAATATGAATGGTATAAAAACTCATTCGTTCCAAGTATTTCCTTGTCCATCACCTTGTGCTTGCATCTTTAAGTGAACCTAGTCCATCCTTGTCCATCGCCTTGTGCTTGCATCTTTAAGTGAACCTAGAATTCTATCATTTCACACAGTTTTGTGCAAAGAAGATTTAGTCCAAAATCTTTTGTGCTTCAAACCcatggtttttgtttgttttagctACCTGTTGTTTCCTGTTAATGTGGGTGTCAATCTTCAGAAATTCTGGTctttcaaaaatttgatacTTGAGGTATTAGAAGTGACAAACAAGGTGATATACAGAGAGGGCTGGTCAGCCCAGAACACAGTTTTTGCCATTCATTATCTTGATGGTTTGTTTTAGCTGGTGTTTAATGACTAACTTCTGAGTGATAAgtcaattttaatgtggcaaaatgtcatttaGGCTGAGTTAATCTTGAGTCAATGCATCCAGTTACCTTTATGATCTTCTGGTTGGCTGCAGGGACTTGTCTTGCTATGTGCTTGTGTGTGAGCCATAGTCGCCATATTTGCAGTCGCTTGCTTTGTTGATCTTTGCAGATCACTGCTTTGAACAGATTACTGCTTTGGTCTCCATATTTGCAGTTTTCTCGCTCTGTTGATCCAGAACAATCATTAGAACAAGCAAACTTCAAATATGGcgaccaaagcagtgatccgTCCAAGGCAGAGATCCACAAAGATCAACAGAGCACGCAGCAGCAATTGTGGCAACTAGGGATTAGCGATGAGTTTAATGGGGGGGGCCGGCGGGTTGGGTCGGGTGGGGTGTAGGCATGGGTGTGTAAGTTTAAGAGGAGAAGATTTAACATTGAGAGGCTTTGTGAAGCTAGAACTCAAGCCATACGCTCTTGTGTTTCTATAAAAGCTggcgttggttttttttttctaaagtatactttcttttttttctttgttttagtaGTGGAGATGATGATATAAATGACGTCACATCTATGGCTGGAGTTAATTTAATGGTAAGAAattgacaagaaaaacaaggagATAAATGGAATTTGCCAGTTTCATTAGTGAGGATTTGAGCaaatgatgaagaaaaaaaatgttaacatgacctgtttattttgtgtttccAGGAAGAAAGCCAAAGAATTTTGGCAATCAATTCGGAATTACTAAGCACCCAAACAAGGAGCTGTAAAGATGAACCCTTTTTAAACACATCACCCCTCCAGAAGAAATTAGAAGCATTAGGTCAGTTTGTGAAACAAGTGGTTTAACCTGTAAGACAATATGGAGCGTAGGTCACAATCTTTCCTTAGGGGTTCTTGACTGTTTTTTCGCTACTTATGGAAATTGGGACAGGAGAGATGAGGACGAGATTCTCGCTCAGCATCCCTTCGCTCCTTTCTCTACTCGTttctcccccccccctcccttcCCAACAACCCAGTTTTTACATGGCCCAATATTAAAAATCCCACCCTCCAATCATTCTTTTATGCTAAAGGGTACGGAAATGCTTGCTTCATAGGCCAGACAGGGAGTTGTTAACGAGTGTTGTTGTCATATAGACTGCAAGTAGTCATTAATTTCAGGGAGTGTTAAAAAATTAGCGTAATACGTGCGCGCGAAATTCGATGGGAACACGATGTTTTCTGTGCGACCCTCTCCCCGCGTGTCCTCTGAACCACGcacgaagttacattttcagatgacgttctcttCTTCGTCGACGTCACCTTGTATATGCTCCCAAAGAATCACGGAAGACTTAGTAGAGCGCGAAGTTACatattgttgttgtgtttttgtttctttaactCCTTCGTAAGATGTACGTAAACCTGTTGAATTCacgattattattttttttcgctcTGTTTTGTAGCACACAAGAATGGTTTATCGGAAGTCTCTCAAGAAGTTCTTAGTTTAGTATCACATGCAGCAGAGCAAAGACTGCGGAACATTTTAGAAAAAATATCCACCTTAAGTTTGCATCGACTCGAAGTTTATCGGGTAGGTGGAAGACGAGGAAGCTTTTGAAGCCAggagttattattattgttattgttattattattattattattattattattattattattattataacatgGGTGACATATTATTCCTTAAACCTGGCGTGAAATCTCAGCGTTAATTTTTAACATCACTCGTGAAATTGcaatgttgccatggcaacgttTCGTACAATGCTCAAGTGGCTTGAAAGTGTTCTagattataaaaattattgaatgaggtttttgtgatatcaGGAATAATCAAGGTCGGGGTAGGGTTTATCGGCCGAAGCCAAAGCTAAGGCTGATAAACCTCACCGAGACCTTGATTATTCTGGATATCACAaaaaacctcatccaataattgttttattatacattgaacgaaaaaaaaaatagcctgGACAGAGATTGCAACTGGTAGCTTATTTCCAAACGTGTAAAAATATACAAATCAGGGGCACATAATTCCATTCGTAATCAGCAAACAGCTCCTTTTCCACCTTCGTCGacctttttgtattttctgaGTCCTTGTCTTCAACTATTTTTACGATGTTTCGCTCGGTCAACGAAGCAAACCTGGAAATCATGTTTTTGCTTGTTGACTGACGGCAAACAACACAAagctttccgattagattacggaTGTttagagcgttagcccttcgtcgtcactttccgattagattacgaaggtGACGTTTTGACCATTAGCCCTTtatcagagcgaatgacgaagtgCTAACGCTCGGTCAAGGTAATGGATGACGGAACTGGCCCTACGTTTCTTAAGCAACCACAACGGCGACGGCGACAGGAACGTCACTGATATGCGTATTTAGCGACAAAAAtggttttgcacgctttgcacgtgtctttttcatttttgtacatttcgctGCCGTTTTAGTCGTGAGCAACGCCGTGAAATGACATGTTCTGCT carries:
- the LOC141877495 gene encoding transcription initiation factor TFIID subunit 4-like isoform X2, whose translation is MASSFLDDLFGKEVDEKEVSAMVGSLESQLASTAIPRSHHNEVKPSVVTSKASLKLSKTPNQASPIQNQSSTGVRPGIPSSPVLSAGGNAAITTVINIAPRPTVTTAVPLAPRPATMAVLAPNSGFAGAPRYVTTMINADMVNRGINLISPQQIALAPRVVAGNVNVPGNPQNIAGPRIIQQIQPRVTNMSIRPVSPQVVLQQAAAATSSPIQQDKKVNILQTPIRPVPASVSVSPNVPIRTTLTPIRPQISTIPQGTITYRIPVNQVAVATPNTQITSTEATVTKNSNTSNVSMRVTPPGTVAPSLQGVNNVSVAGAQSKTPQPSSTPLTVPHSQPQVNAAQLEHVKEQALKLKNFFSNLIRLASDQKSPDVGKTVKELVQGVMEGKLTEEQFATTLQATLNSPPQPNLVGFLKKTLPLLRAQTRLPQSNTPHKQLIQQKPGTPAPAISQPGQKPNSQVQKIHIVSQQGQQMLKQVIFTHAQQQQLNAQRVLLRTPTGTVPVSREITSSQNVVMLQSTPGRMGTKMVVAPVRTQAATAAASAAAADKLKPKGFTGISSGDDDINDVTSMAGVNLMEESQRILAINSELLSTQTRSCKDEPFLNTSPLQKKLEALAHKNGLSEVSQEVLSLVSHAAEQRLRNILEKISTLSLHRLEVYRDDPMYEVGLDIRSQLRVFEQIDEVERKKRDARERDILMRAARSRARQEDPEQARLKEKAKQLQQEEEELIRKRAANSTALAAIGPRKKRKLDDALEGGSSSTNTASSSNSSTSSSTSLQGNQKDLRQQVPRQRMRRVLLKDLLFVMEQEKETTKSLLLYKALLK
- the LOC141877495 gene encoding transcription initiation factor TFIID subunit 4-like isoform X1, which gives rise to MASSFLDDLFGKEVDEKEVSAMVGSLESQLASTAIPRSHHNEVKPSVVTSKASLKLSKTPNQASPIQNQSSTGVRPGIPSSPVLSAGGNAAITTVINIAPRPTVTTAVPLAPRPATMAVLAPNSGFAGAPRYVTTMINADMVNRGINLISPQQIALAPRVVAGNVNVPGNPQNIAGPRIIQQIQPRVTNMSIRPVSPQVVLQQAAAATSSPIQQDKKVNILQTPIRPVPASVSVSPNVPIRTTLTPIRPQISTIPQGTITYRIPVNQVAVATPNTQITSTEATVTKNSNTSNVSMRVTPPGTVAPSLQGVNNVSVAGAQSKTPQPSSTPLTVPHSQPQVNAAQLEHVKEQALKLKNFFSNLIRLASDQKSPDVGKTVKELVQGVMEGKLTEEQFATTLQATLNSPPQPNLVGFLKKTLPLLRAQTRLPQSNTPHKQLIQQKPGTPAPAISQPGQKPNSQVQKIHIVSQQGQQMLKQVIFTHAQQQQLNAQRVLLRTPTGTVPVSREITSSQNVVMLQSTPGRMGTKMVVAPVRTQAATAAASAAAADKLKPKGFTGISSSGDDDINDVTSMAGVNLMEESQRILAINSELLSTQTRSCKDEPFLNTSPLQKKLEALAHKNGLSEVSQEVLSLVSHAAEQRLRNILEKISTLSLHRLEVYRDDPMYEVGLDIRSQLRVFEQIDEVERKKRDARERDILMRAARSRARQEDPEQARLKEKAKQLQQEEEELIRKRAANSTALAAIGPRKKRKLDDALEGGSSSTNTASSSNSSTSSSTSLQGNQKDLRQQVPRQRMRRVLLKDLLFVMEQEKETTKSLLLYKALLK